The window CGGTCCCGGAGATCCGGGGTTTATTACGGAAAAGGGATTGTCAAGGCTGCGGATATGCGATGCAGTGGTTTATGATTCCCTTGCTTCTCCCCGCCTTCTTGATGAGGTGCCGGATCAATGCCGGAAAATCCATGTAGGAAAACGCGCCGGACATCATTCCATGAAGCAGGAGGAGATCAACCGGCTTCTGGTGGAGCTGGCAAGGGAGGGCCTTTCTGTTGTAAGGCTAAAGGGCGGTGATCCCTTTGTGTTTGGACGGGGTGGAGAGGAGATTATAGCCCTTTCTAAAGCCGGGATCCCCTATGAGGTGGTATCGGGAGTCACCTCTGCGGTGGCGGCCCTTGCAAGCGCCGGGATCCCGGTGACCCACCGGGCGGTCAGCAGGAGCTTTCATGTTATGACCGGACACACCCTTTCAGAAGAAGGGGAGCTTCCTGCTGATTTTGCTGAGTTTGCCAGGCTTTCCGGTACCTTGGTTTTTCTCATGGGCCTTGGAAATCTGTCTCTCATCGTCAAAGGACTTTTAAAGCAGGGGAAAGGGTCGGAAACCCCGGCTGCAGTCATTGAAAGCGGAACCCTTCCCGGACAAAGGGTCCTTCGCGGGACTTTAAAGAATATTGAGGAAAGGGCGCTGGCGGCCGGAATAGAAAGTCCTGCGATTATTGTGGTGGGAGAGGTGGCTTCCCTTGATTTTTCTTCTACGTTAAAACAGCCCCTGGAGGGGTGCCGGATCGGAGTGACAGGAACAGGTTCCTTTACGGTCAGGCTGAGAAAACAGCTGGAATCCCTTGGAGGGGTATCGGAATGTATTCTCGGCCTTTTGATCCAGTCCCGCCGGAAGGGAGAGAAAATGAAGGAAGCATATGAAAAGCTGCAATCCTATACCTGGATCGTATTTACCAGTGCCAATGGAGTGCGGGAATTTTTCCGGGGGCTTCTGGAATGGGGGTATGATTTCCGGGCGGTTGGGCATGTGAAATTTGCCGCGGTTGGAAAGGGAACAGCCGATGAATTGCTGCGGTACGGTTTTTCTGCGGATTACATACCGGAGAAATATCAGGTGCAGGATCTGGCCGTTGGTTTAAAAGGCTTAATTTCCGGGGAGGACAGGCTTCTCATCCCCAGATCCTTTAGAGGCTCTAAGGAATTGAATGAGATTCTTGATGAAACCGGGGGCTCTTATGATGACATCGTGCTCTATGATGTGGCCCTGGCAGGCTTAAAGGCGGAAAACAGGACCGAAGCCTTAAAGAATTTGGACTATCTGACCTTTTCAAGCGCTTCCGGTGTGGAAGCTTTTTTCCGGGAGGCAGATGAGGAAACAAGGGAAGCCCTGGCAGGCCTCAAAGTGGTCTGTATCGGGGACATTACAGCAAAAGCTCTTATGGATCATGGGAGGAAGGCGGATATCATTGCCGGGGTCTGCAGCATCCAGGGAATAGCGGAAGCCATCTGCCGGGATTGGAAATAGGAAATTATGGCTGATTGAAGTGGTAATTGTTTATATAAAAAGGAGGTGATCGATTGGATGCATCAATAAAGAATAAAAATCGCTTTTTAGGATTTGTGGATGTCTATGATCAGGCAAGACCGGGAATGCCAGAATATCCGATCGAAATCATAACAAAATATTTAAATAAAAGAGCAGATGTTGTAGTTGATTTAGGCTGCGGTTCGGGCCTGTCAACTATTGTATGGAAAAACCATTGCAACGCTGTTATCGGTATTGAACCAGGCGATGAGATGTTCCTGGCTGCCAGTAA of the Lacrimispora indolis DSM 755 genome contains:
- the cobA gene encoding uroporphyrinogen-III C-methyltransferase gives rise to the protein MKKTGAVYLVGAGPGDPGFITEKGLSRLRICDAVVYDSLASPRLLDEVPDQCRKIHVGKRAGHHSMKQEEINRLLVELAREGLSVVRLKGGDPFVFGRGGEEIIALSKAGIPYEVVSGVTSAVAALASAGIPVTHRAVSRSFHVMTGHTLSEEGELPADFAEFARLSGTLVFLMGLGNLSLIVKGLLKQGKGSETPAAVIESGTLPGQRVLRGTLKNIEERALAAGIESPAIIVVGEVASLDFSSTLKQPLEGCRIGVTGTGSFTVRLRKQLESLGGVSECILGLLIQSRRKGEKMKEAYEKLQSYTWIVFTSANGVREFFRGLLEWGYDFRAVGHVKFAAVGKGTADELLRYGFSADYIPEKYQVQDLAVGLKGLISGEDRLLIPRSFRGSKELNEILDETGGSYDDIVLYDVALAGLKAENRTEALKNLDYLTFSSASGVEAFFREADEETREALAGLKVVCIGDITAKALMDHGRKADIIAGVCSIQGIAEAICRDWK